TGACCCACTTGCAGCTCACTGCAGCACCCAATCAAGCTACAACCGAGCCCCAAGTTGCCCATACAACATCTTGGCTTCTTACGAAGGGGGATCGAACTTCAGGATTCATTTTGAACGCTTCTTCGATCAGTTTTCATACAACCCACTATGAAACAAGTGCCGAGTTCATCCCAGAGCTGCTTCGTGGGCTGAGGGCCGTACACGCTGTGGTGAATCTCGAACATGTTGGTCGACTAGGGCTTCGTTACCTTGATGCAGTCTTACCCAAGCAACATGAAACAGTTGAGCAGTATCTTGCTGACGGTCTGCACGGTGTTCGCTTCGGCGCTAATCAACGATATAACCTGAATGAGGCTGTGTTCGAGACTGAGTCTGGTCCCGTGTTGTCCAAAGGAACGTTAGTTGCTCGCGTTCACCAGATGACCTCCCCACTGGGGTACCCGCCAGACATGGTTCCTAATGGCTTAATGCAGATGCCTAAGTTTACAATCAATGACGTCTGCTCTCATGCCGTCATTGACACTGACCACTTTGTAGAGGGACGAATACCGCTGAATTTCGACAAACTTGCTGAACAGCTGTCAGCTCTGCACGCAACTATCAAGCTGGTGTTCGACGCGACAATCACCGATCACGCTCGTACGATTTGGGCCTGAGATAGGATAGGAAAGATGTATTCCATTCCGGTTTCCACCCAACCTGTGCAGCCGATGGTTCCGGCGACAAAGGTTGCCTTTGCAATAATTGGTACTGTTCTGTTTGGTACTGGCAGCATTTACTGGCTCGACCGCACTGAGGCGTGGCGACATCACATCCAACCGCGCGTGCCGTTTATCCTTGATGCAGCAGATGCCCCCATAGAGAACGCGGAACGCCCTGATGTTCGGACGGCCGCAGAGCATATCGAGAACATTCGAAACGTACTAAATCCGCCTGTTGCGGATCTCGCTATCCTGTTTGATGTCTCTCGCCAAGCGATCTACAAGTGGTTGGCCGGGGATTCAATGCCTGAAGAAGACAAACTCACTAGGATTGTTCAACTGAGCCGGATTGCTGACGCGTTCCATGCGGGGGGCATTTCACGTAAAGGGTCTTTGCTAAGAATGAAGGCTTTTGGCGGGCGGTCCTTGATGGATCTCATCAAATCCGGCGAAAATCGCCATGAACATGTCGCCGCCTTGATCTCTGAGGCCAAGGAGATGGAGTCTTCGTATAATCAGTCCGGCTTAGCGAACTCGAAATCCAAACCAACCAGTGATTGGCAGTCTTCCGTTTCGATTCCAGGCTCCTCTGAGCGCGTCTGAAAGAGGAGCGGTGAATGCTCGGACGGGACACCGAATGGCGACAAGGAAACCTGCTGACCGACGAAGCAGCTCATGCACTGGAGTTGGTGAAGGTCACTGGCTCAAGCAGCCGCGTTGTCGTAATCTCTCATGATTGTGACCTGCCAAACGATATCGAGGAGTTTGTCGAAGTCATCATTGGTTCGCTAGTTGAGGCACCCAATCCGATGCTCGCGAATGCAAGGAACCCCCGCCGGTTGCAAATCAAGTTCGCTTCTCAGAGCGGTGAAGAACTACACGTCGAGCTTCACCATGCAAACCGTCGGGAGGTGAGTAAAGCCGAGTTCGCCAAGTTCGCAGCTGGCAACCCAGACTTTACTCTTTTTACCGACGAGAAGCGGGCTTTAAAGCAGTGGCTTGCGGCTCGATATGGGCGTCCAGCATTTCCTAATGCCTTTGAAACTCGACTGCGAAAGGCTGTTCAGAAAAAGTCAGTCGAGCAGCGCATCGCGAAAATTCTGGAGCCAGCATCATCGCACCTAGTGGCTCTTTTGTTCGATCTCGGTGAGGGCAAAGATGTAGAGCTTCTGGATGGGGAGGTATACTATCTCTCGATCATGGTGGTATACGACGCAACTGAAGGCGGGCCGATTGCAAGAGAATTCGCCGAAAAAGTCGCAAAAGGCCTTTATGACCTCTTTGAAAAAGCGTACGGGCCGGCTATTGGGTCAACAGAAATAGCACTTGAAGCTTGCAATGCTGTCGCTGACACTTTCGTGACGTTGGCGGATTTGAGGAAAGTTGACCAATGGCGCCTAGAGTATATTAGTCTACGCGAAGACCCTATAGGCGACTTCCTCTCCGTTGGAGAGCTGCCAGTCTAGAAACCTGTTCGTAGACGTCAGGCACTGAAAATCTGTTCGCAGTCAGGACTTGCCTGGCGATGCTGGCTCGGATGCTCCTTTGAGATGAGTGGCGGAGTGGCCTTGGAATGTGTCGCTCAGGCGACCTTGCTCGAGATAAGCATGTCCAGATTGGTCATGATGTTGCGAACCTTGCAGCCGACGGTCGCCTCGATTTTCTCGGTAGTCAGCGTCTGAGCCCGGAGGCTTCGGCCGATGGTGACCTGGTTGCGCAGCATGGCGACCTCTTCAAGGGAGCGGCGGCCACATCTGACCGCCTTCTGTCAGCCGAGCCGGCCGCGCTCGCGGATCATCAGGATGGGCGATCGCGCTGGGTCGGGGCCGTCCCGCCCTGTCGCCCGGCACCAACTTCTCGGCGTTAGTTAGATTAAGTTAACCAGCTTCCGCTTGGCCTCGGTGTCGCCCTCGATGTGCTTCTGGGTCGTGGCGAGGCTGACGTGGCCGACCAGTTGCTGGACAGTCAGCAGATGACGCTTACGCCTAATCCACGCAAAGATACTATGAGGCGACAGGAAAGGTGGGATTTGGCGCATTTTGAGGCGTGATTGCCCTGCTTCACGGAGGAATGCCATGGAGATCTCAATCGCCCGCTCCCCGAACGTCTCTTCCTCGGACGCCACCCTTCTGGTCGCGCTGGAATTGTCGAAGGCCACCTGGGTGGTCGCCCTCAGCGCTCCGTTCTCGGATCGGATCAGCCATCACTCCATCGTAGGCGGCGATGCCGCCGTCCTGCTTAAGCTGATCGGGCAAGCCCGCAACCGGGCTGAGGCGGCACTCGGGCAGCCAGTCCGGGTGGTCTGCTGCTACGAGGCGGGCTACGGCGGCTTCTGGCTGCACCGCGTCCTGAGCGCTAACGGCATCGACAACCATGTGCTCGACGCCGCCAGCCTCATGGTCAACCGCCGGGCGCGCCGGGCCAAGACCGACCGCATTGACGTCGACGGCTTGATCCGGGCCTTGGCGGCCTGATGCGCGGCGAGCACCACGCTTGCCGCGCTGTGCACGTTCCCTCCATTAAGGACGAGGATCGCCGGCGCCAGACCCGCGAACGCGAGCGCCTGGTCGCCGAGCGCACGGCCCACGTCAACCGCATCAAGGGCCTGCTGATGGCCCAGGGCATCCGGGACTTCCTGCCGATGCGGCCGAATGCGGCGGAGCGCTTGGCCGAGTTGCGCACCGGCGACGGTCGCCCCCTGCCGCCCTGCCTGGTCGTCGAGATCCGGCGCGTGTAAGTGCCGGGTGAATACTGGCCCTTCCGCATTTCCGGTGCACAATCATCGAGTGAATATGCACTTCATGTTTTCTCCAATGCTATGAGGCTTCCAGAACCCGGTGGCGGAGCAGGTCAAAGCCGGCCCGACCGCCCATGGTGCGCTTGATCGTCTTGAGCCGGCGATCTGACCCTCCACTAGGCCGGTGCTCCAATGTAGCGACGAGGCGTCGCCGTCATCTGTCATGGTCAGTTCCGAAGCCAGGATCTCACCTCTGTCCGGATAGACTGCCAGATGGAGCTTCCGCCAGCTCCGGCGCGGCTTGCCGCCGTGCTTCTCGTGCAGCCAATTGGCAGCCCCGAACACATTCAGTCGCGTGCTGTCGATTACGACATTGACCGGACCGTCTGCCTTCTTGAGGGTGGACGCAACCTGCACGTTGGCACTGCGGCGGGAGAACGTAGTATGGTTGCTTATGTCAATGTACTACGGGTTCTCCCGCGTTTTCGATGCACACGGATGGCGGGTAGAGACTGAGTGACTATATTCAGGAGGTGGCTCCGCTCCCAACGTGATCTTTATCCTTGTACAGCACCGAATTCTGCCTGTTGCCGCCGAACCTGGCGGTCGATCGTCTGCGACCTGCCGATGATCATCTCGTCCTTGAGACGCATTCAACCAATCCGTCAGCGACATGCCCTTTGTGCGACTACCCCTCCTTCCGACGACACAGCAGCTATGGTCGCCGGCTGGCGGATCTGCCGTGGCAGGGCCGCAGGGTCGAACTTCACCTGCGCATCCGGCGCTTTCGCTGCGTCAATGACGGTTGCCCAAGGCGGGTTTTCGCCGAGCGCTTGCCGGAGGTCACCGAGCCGATGGCGCGCCGCACCCTTCGCCTGCGCGAGACGCAACAGGATCTCGGCCTGGCGCTGGGCGGTGAAGCCGGCTCCCGCCTGGCCAGCCGGTTGGCGATGCCGCTCAGCCCGGACACCGTGCTGCGCCTGATCCGGGCGATCGTCCTGAAGTCCGCCGAGACGCCGCGGGTGCTCGGCGTCGATGACTTCGCCTTCCGGCGTGGCCAGCATTACGGCACGATCCTCTGCGATCTCGAACGCAGATGCGCGATCGACCTGCTGCCCGACCGGCAGGCCGAGACGCTGGCAACATGGCTCAAAGAGCACCCCGGTGCCGAGATCGTCGCCCGTGACCGGGCCGGCGCCTTCGCTGACGGCATCCGCCAGGGCGCTCCCGAGGCAATCCAGGTCGCCGATCGGTTTCATCTGCTGTGCAACGCTTCCGACGCCCTCAAGCCGGTCTTCGACCGTCACCATCGAGAAATCCGCAAGGCGATCCAGGCGACGGCGCCGACGACGGCGCCGACACCTTCGCCAGTATCTCGGCCGGAACCGAAGTCGAGAGCCGAGGACCGTGCCCGCGACCGGTTTGATGACCGCCAGGCCCGCTACGACGAGGTCGCCCGTCTGCGGCAGGCTGGCATGCCGATCAAGCGCATCGCCCGCGAACTTGGCCTAGGACACAAGACCGTGAAGCGTTGGCTGCGGGCAGGACATGCCCCGACCTGGCGTAAACTGCCCCGCCCGAAGATGATCGATCGTTACCGGGAGTACCTGGAGCGACGCTGGCGGAAGGGGTGCCACAACGCCGCCCAGTTGTGGCGGGAGCTGCGCGATCAGGGTTTTACCGGCAGGTCGGGCACCGTTCGCCTGTGGGCGACCCGGCAACGCCGTGATCATGCTCCCGAACCCGCCGCCCTGCGTCTTCCGGGAACGCGACCTGGTGGCGACGCTGATCACCGCCGCGCCGGCGATCACCGAAGCGGTGGCCCTGGTCCGGGCCTTCGCCGCCATGATCCGCCAGCAGGAGGTTGACGCCCTTGATCCCTGGATCGCGGCGGCGCGTCAAAGCACGCTGCGCGGCTTTGCCGACAGTATCCAGCGCGACCGGGCCGCCATCAAAGCGGCGCTCACCCTGCCATGGAGTACCGGGCCGGTCGAGGGGCGGATCAACAAACTCAAACTCGTGAAACGCCAAATGTATGGCCGCGCCAACTTTGATCTCCTGCGCCAACGTGTGCTCGCAGCAGTCTGAAAATGAAGGGAGCTGGAAATATTTTTCCCTCATAACGTGTGCATCGAAAACGCGGGAGAACCCGTCACATCCGATAGCAAATTCAACCCAGACCGTCAGGCTGCCAAGCCGCCACAGCGCCGCGTCAAATTCGGCCCAGTTCTCATTTTTGTACCGCGCCTTCGGGATCTTGTGACGACGCGGTTCATCCGCCTTGTACGGCATCAGGGTCTCTCGGATCAGCGGACGGCCTCTATACCTGTCAGCCGGCTGACGCGACAGCCCTCACCTGCCATTTTTGCACCAGGGTCCAGTTCAGACGGTATATCATCTCCGGCCGCTATGCCCACCATCCTCCGACAGCATCTCATCATCCGAGAAGATTAGGAGGCTGAGCGCCTCGCCATCCCCTACCCGACAGGACTGCTCCAGCACTTCGAAGCGGTCTGCACCACGGCGATCGAACCAAGCCTCCGCCCCCATGCGGCCAAGGCGAGACTTTGGCTTGTCGCCGAAGACGGCGTCGAACGCGAAAGAGTTGGGATCGAGTTCCGGCTGGGGAAACCAGTGCGCAGAGACGCCAGGACCACGGATGAACCATCGTCTGCCCTGGCGGCCGTGGCACACCAGCATTGCCGCTTCAGGACCGTGCTCGACCAGTCGGATCGCCGTCGCCGTCAAGCTGGTTCCGAAAATTTCGGCTATCTGCTCAGCACCGTCCAGAGAGACCCTCTTCAGCCCTTCAGCCATTGGACGAAACAGATAAAGTGGGAGCAGGAGATCGGCGGCATAGCCGTCGGCGACACGCTCGGGATCGAGCGGGTTGCGAGTGCGATTGCCGATGTCGTCCGGGCGGCAGACAAAGGCACGGCCTCGGTGATGGTGCCAGTGACCGAGTTCATGCGCGAGCGAAAAGCGGGCGCGTGTCTTGGTCCGCGCCTTTCGATCATCCACCGTGATGACAGCACGGTCACCATATCCGACGATCCGAGCCTCACAACTTTCCAAAGGGCGATACTTCACAACTGCCTTGCGATGCCAGGCGATCACCTCGAGGTCGATGTCCTTGGGGTCGGAGATCCCGAGTTCCCGCAGCACCACCTCTGCCGGGCTGCACTGCCTTTTCACTTCGGGTCGCCCCGCTCATCAATGGCCCCGAGATCAAGAAGGTCCTCCAAGAAGGAGTCGAGTTCCGGCTCGCTCATCTGCTGCCCCTTGCGCGCGGCGAGTGTAAGCTCGCGGTCGAGGGTACCGTCGTTTGCGGCGTAGCGCTGGACGATACGCCTCTTATCTGCGATTGATAGGGGAACGACAGCGGCGGCGGCGGCACGCTTTGCCTTCTCCATCTCCGCTCGTGCCGCCTCGAACTTACGCCTTCCGCTCTGCATAATCGCGGCGGAGATCACGCCGTGCACCCGGGCGGCTGCGGCTTCGATGGAGCCGTACTCCTCGCACATTTCGGCATGAATTTCGTCGGATGTTGCCGCCATAACGTCATCCGCGAGAGTCTCGGCCAGACGGCCAAGCTTCTCGAGTGCTTCCCGCTCGCGATCCATCATGGCTTCCATCCTTCAGGAAACGCCTTCTCGATCTTGCGCCGTATCCGGCGCCGCACCGTTGCTAAAACCTTATCGTCCATGGCGCCCATATCCTTAAGCACGGTAGCCGACTCTCCGTCCAGGTCGCCCATCACTACCAGCAAGGCTTGCTCATCATCATCGAACAAAGCCTGTAGAGCCTTCAGGTGTTCAGAGTAGTCGGCGCGGGCGACCAAAAGCTCCTCAACGGACCTCTCACGCGACGCTACACGTGAAGCTGGCCCGGCGTTCTCATCCTCATCCAGGCTCTCATGCCGCGGACGCCGGCTGATCTGCTTGCGCGATGCCGAGGCGATGCTTTTCATCACGTTGTACAAGAACACTGAAATCTCAACCTCACAGGGACAGGTCCGTTCTCCTTCAAGAGCCCGTCGGATCGCTTCTTGAAGAAGGTCATCCGGTCCCATCCCCGTGCCGACGGAGAGCTGGCGAGCTGCCCGTTCCAAACGTCCCAGGTCGTCCGATCCGAATTCTTCAAGCGCAGCCTGGATTTCAGCAACGCTCCTCAATCCACCGTCACCCTCCCTCACATGTCCCTCACTGGTCTTGGCGCCTCTTCAATTGGCTCCGGACATTCGAGCAGAAATTTTTCTTCGTCTGTGTCCGAGGCCCAGATGCGGCGGAGCCGATGCTTGTAATGGCAGTTGCAGGGGCATCCGCCCCTCCACCGCGATCAGGATCATAACCCTTACAGCTATATTGGAGTAGAAATAAAGATGACAAAACATAACCACCATGTCGTGCCACACCCGGACGGGTGGGCGGTCAAGCGGGCTGGCGGTAACCGCGTTTCTTTAGTGCATGACACTCAGCAGCAAGCCATCGACAGGGCGCGCGAGGGGGCCCGCAAGCAAGGGTCCGAGCTGTTGGTCCACAATCGCAAAGGCCAGATCCGCGAGCGGGACTCCTACGGTCCTGATCCGTTCCCGCCCCGCGATAAGCGGTGAGCAGTCGGAGGTAAGGGCCTGGGCATAAACGCCTTGGCCCGTTCGGATTGGACGCGCCAAGTGAGTTCAGAGGTGTAGACGGATGCAGGAACATGAATATGCACTCCTGGGAGGAGTGAATCGGGCAGAAGTTGGTCGCTACCTCGGCGCCATCGCAGCCGGAGTCTCGGCAGTGATCGTGTTCGTTCTGCTGACGGTCGTCGATCTCGCGCAGCAATTTGGCATCCCCACCAACCTGCCTCCCGCTGTCTTGTCACTTGTCGGGGCCGGGGCTGTGTTTGGGGCACTTTACTGGATCTTTGACCGTCACGCCTGGCGGTGGCCGTACATAGGTCAGCTGTTGAAGGTCCCTGACTTGGCCGGGGATTGGCAGTGCGATGGACAGACGCTCAAGCCGGATGGCTCGGACAGCTACGGCTGGGAAGGAAAGGTCACGATCATCCAGAGCTGGGACAGACTGCGTGTCCGTCTCAAGACGAGCCAATCCGGCTCGAACAGCATCACGGCAGCGCTGATTCACGACGAAGCCGACGGCTACAGGCTCCTCTACAACTACCGGAACGATCCGCGGATCGGCGAGGCGGAGCTCAAGAGCCACCTCGGCTTTGCTCAGCTGGTCTTCTCGAAGGACCTTCGGTCGGCCGAGGGAGAGTACTTCAACGGCCACGGCCGCTTCACGTTCGGTACCATGCGCTTGGCAAGGATTTGACATGCCCAGGGATATCAACAACCGCATCGAGCAACTCCGCACGCGCCGTGCCGGTATGGACCGTTTGGAACGCCTCAACGAGCAGGCCCGGTATGACGTGTTGGCTAAGAGCCTGGTGCCAGAGCCTTGGCAGAAGCGTGTGGGCAAGCCTCACACCAAGTATGCCCTTGGGGCGATGCAGGAAGTTGATGCCGACTACACGCGTATCAGCATCGAAACGGCTGAGCGTGTCGGCCGCCAACTGGACGCGGGGTTGACTACCGCCGGCTTCTCGGTCGAATTCCGACTGCAGGGTTCCGTACCGCTGAACGTCCATATCCGCGGCGTTAGCGACGTTGATCTACTCAACTTGGAAACAGGATTCCTCACCTATGACACCGGTGGTGCGCGCAGCGCGGCTGGCCAATACCGAAATCCGACAATCCGGACGTCCGTCGATGTGCTTTCCAATCTTCGACGCGAGGCGGAGAGGATCCTGAAGAACAAGTATCCGGCCACCACCGTGGATACGTCCGGAGGAAAGGCGATCAGCATCTCCGGCGGATCGCTGGCACGGCCCGTCGACGTGGTGCCGTCCCATTGGCACGATACGATCGACTATCAGAGGTTCGGGCAAGAGCACGACCGAGGCGTTACCATTCTCGACAAGAAGGTGCCTGAGGCGCTCCAGAATCTACCGTTCCTTCATATCAAGCGCGTTGGAGAGCGCGACGAGGCAGTCATGGACAGTCTCAGAAAGGCTATCCGCCTTTGTAAGAACCTGAAGAGCGATGCCAACGAAGAGGGCCGAAACGTTAACCTCCCGAGTTTCGACATCGCCGCGACGATGTACCACGCGAACCTCGATGCGCTGCGCAGTGGCGCCGTCTATGAGCTCGGGATTCTGGCGGAGGCACAACGCCATCTCGACTTCCTCGCTCGCAACGTAACCTACGCTGCGACACTGACGGTGCCAGATGGGTCGAGACGGATCTTCAACACGGGAGCGAAGATCGAAGGGTTGATCGCGCTATCGATTGAGATCGACGAACTGGCTCGCGAGGTCGCGAAGGAGCAGAACAGCCACCTTGCTACCTACGACGCCCCTCCTCTCGACGTCAGCCGCGCTGTGCTGTCCTCGATCTATGTGCCGTAGGTGTCGCTGCTTGAGATCATCGGCCTGGACCTGGTCAAGCGGCGAGACTGCCGCGCGATTGGGGTCAAGCCGCCATAACTGGATCGGAGCCGGAATTAGCATCGAACAGTTGTCCGAAGCTGGGACCGAACTTGCCGTTGAGGATGGCATGTAGACGCCAAGTCATGCTGGCCCTTCCGCAAGCTCGGTGGAGCTTGATGCGGAGAGCTGCTGGGATGCTCACATAGAGGAAACCAGCCCCCTCTCAACTTGTATCGCTTTGGATCACCGAACCTCTCTTGTCCCTGTTGCCGGATGGGATCGTCGTTGGCCGTGTTGAGGTCAAATCTGGACTCGTCACCGTGCATGCTCGATCCGCTGACCTGATCACCTGCTGTCCGATATGCACCATGCCGTCGGGACGGTTTCATGGTCGCTACATCCGCCGTGTCGCCGACATTCCCCTGATGGGCCGCATCGTCTCGCTGTCCCTCCAGATCCGCCGCTTCCGCTGCTCGCAATCCGGATGCCCGCGCCGGATCTTTGCCGAGCGCTTGTCTGCAGCGGGTAAACCAGCGACGAAGGCATCTTTTCCGCCGGTCTGTTGAGGCCGAGTTTTCCTGGTGACAGGAACTCCATGGAGGCTGCAATGGCCGATGGCGGACACTTGGGGGATCGGGAGCACTTTTGGCGGGAGCACGTGGCGGGCTGGAGGAGCAGTGGTCTGTCGCTGCGGCTGTACAGCGAGCGTCATGGATTGAAGGCCGGCACACTGGGCTACTGGAACTCCCGGCTCAAAGCCCAGGCCGCTGACGCTCCGGCATGCTCGGCCGGACCGGAGACCGGGGCGATGTTTCTGGCGGTCCATGTTGCCGATCCGGCGGTGAGTGTCCCGGAGCCGCGGAACGAAGGGGTCGAATTAGTTCTGCCGGGAGGATACGTTGTTCGGATCGGCCGCGGCTTCGACGCCATGACCCTGGACCGGCTGCTCGATGTCGTCGAGAGGCGGTCGTGATCGGGTTGCCGGACGGCGTGCGTGTTTACCTGGCGGCGGGCCGGACCGACCTGCGCCGCGGCATCGACGGCTTGGCCGCGCAGATCCAGACGGTGCTGCGTCAAGATCCTTTCAGCGGCCATCTTTTCGTTTTTCGAGGCCGTTCGTCGCACACGATCAAGGTTCTGATGTACGACACGACAGGCTTTCTGCTGATGCAGAAGCGCCTGACCGAGGGAAAGTTCATCTGGCCGAGCCCGGCGGATGGCATCGTGACGATCAGCCGTGCCCAGATGTCGCTGCTCGTTGACGGTCTGGATTGGCGATCCGCCAAGACAAAGCCCATCACCAAGCCTCTGTTTATCGTCTGAACAGAGGCCTGCGTTACTTCTATGTTACTGCTTCTGCCGCTGCTTACCACGAGGGCCGGCGCGGATACTTTCATCACATGGATGATGCCCGGCACGACAGCAATCCTGAGAACCCGAAGGATGATCCGCTCCAGCGGATCGCCGCGCTGGAGCGCCGGGTCGCGGTGCTGACGCGCGAGAACGAACGACTGGAGACGTTCCTGGCGGTTCTGCGCCACAGGACCTTCGGCCGTTCCTCGGAGAAGATGAGCCCGGACCAGCTCAGCCTGCTCGATACGGCGACACCTGCCCCGGCCGATCCCGGCGAAGCGGATCCCTCAGGCGAGGACACGACCGGACAGCGTCGGCGCGGTGGCGGGGGCCGGCGTCCTTTGCCCGACAATCTGCCGCGGGTGACCCGCGAGATCCTGCCCGTCAGCACGCAGTGCCCGTGCTGCAGCCGGGAGATGACCCGGATCGGCCAGGATGAGAGCAAACAGCTCCACCTCGTCCCAGCCCATGCCGAGGTTCACGTCACCGTCCGGCCCAAGTTCGCGTGCCGGGCCTGCGGCGAGCTGGCCCAGGCGCCGGCGCCCGACGACCGGCCGATCGAGCGCGGCCTGCCCACTGCCGGCACCATCGCCCAGGTCATCATCGCCAAGTACCTGAACCACATGCCGCTGCACCGGCAGGCGGCGCACTACGCCCGGCTCGGCGTTCTGCTCGCCACCACCACACTGTACGGCTGGGTCGAGGCGGCCGCGCGCGAGCTGGCGCCGGTTGCCGATCGCCTGCTCGCGCTGCTGCTCCGGCGGACCAAGATCCATGCCGACGGGCCTTTACAGTGCCGTGCGCTAAATCCGAAGCACCCATACCGTTGCTCTGGCATTTCTGGGCCACACCACGCTCCAAAGCGATCCAGATTTAACGCAATCCGCTGTAGGCAACGCCGCAGGCGGTACACTCCGGTCACCGTTCTCAATCCCGGTCGCTCCGGCACCCATGACGGCCGCCTCTGGGTCTATGCCGACGACACCCGGCCGCGCGGCGGAGCCGAGCCCTCGATCGCGGTGTTCCGCTTCTCCGCCGGACGGGCCGGCAAGCATCCGGGCCAGCACCTGGCGGGCTTCACCGGCACCCTGCAGGCCGATGCCTTCTCCGGCTTCGATCACCTGTATCGCGGCGGCACCATGGTCGAGGCCGGCTGCCTCGGCCACGCCCGCCGCAAGCTGGTCGATCTGGTGCGCGCCAAAGGTTCGCCGGTTGCCTCTGAGGGCGTCCGCCAGATTGCCGCGCTGTACCGCATCGAACGGCGGATATACGGGTTGCCGCCCGCGGAACGCCTGGCGGTGCGCCGGAGCGAGGCGGTGCCGCTGCTCGAAGCCCTGCGGGCCTGGCTGACCGAGCGGCTCAGCCAGGTGGCGCCGCGCAGCGAGCTGGCCAAGGCGCTCGGCTACATGAACGCTCAGTGGGATGCCCTGGTCCGCTACGCCACCGATGGCATCCTCGAGATTGACAATCTGACGGCCGAACGGGCGCTGCGCGGGGCAGCTCTGGGCCGGAAAAACTGGAACGTGATCGGCTCGGATGCCGCCGGCAAGGTCGCCGCCGTGATCTACAGCCTGGTGGAAACCTGCCGGTTGAACGGGATCAACCCGGAAGCCTACCTGACCGACGTCATCGGCCGGATCGGCCGCACCAAAATCCAGGCGCTCGACACCCTGCTGCCGTTCAACTGGCGACCGCCCGACGCCGGCAATCCCGCCGATCCGGGCCGCATGAACATCGCCCCTCACGCCGCTGCCGCCGCCTGATCCAGCCGTGCCGAGGTCTCCTCCCATCGGCGGCTCCTCCCCCTGCCATCACCAGGAATTTACACGCGTGACGGCGCTC
This Skermanella mucosa DNA region includes the following protein-coding sequences:
- the tnpC gene encoding IS66 family transposase produces the protein MAIRQDKAHHQASVYRLNRGLRYFYVTASAAAYHEGRRGYFHHMDDARHDSNPENPKDDPLQRIAALERRVAVLTRENERLETFLAVLRHRTFGRSSEKMSPDQLSLLDTATPAPADPGEADPSGEDTTGQRRRGGGGRRPLPDNLPRVTREILPVSTQCPCCSREMTRIGQDESKQLHLVPAHAEVHVTVRPKFACRACGELAQAPAPDDRPIERGLPTAGTIAQVIIAKYLNHMPLHRQAAHYARLGVLLATTTLYGWVEAAARELAPVADRLLALLLRRTKIHADGPLQCRALNPKHPYRCSGISGPHHAPKRSRFNAIRCRQRRRRYTPVTVLNPGRSGTHDGRLWVYADDTRPRGGAEPSIAVFRFSAGRAGKHPGQHLAGFTGTLQADAFSGFDHLYRGGTMVEAGCLGHARRKLVDLVRAKGSPVASEGVRQIAALYRIERRIYGLPPAERLAVRRSEAVPLLEALRAWLTERLSQVAPRSELAKALGYMNAQWDALVRYATDGILEIDNLTAERALRGAALGRKNWNVIGSDAAGKVAAVIYSLVETCRLNGINPEAYLTDVIGRIGRTKIQALDTLLPFNWRPPDAGNPADPGRMNIAPHAAAAA